The genomic segment GGCAACCTGGGCATCGAGCTGCGGGTGCTGGACTACACCGAGCACGCGCTGACCTCCGGTGGTGACGCGAAGGCGGCGGCCTATGTCGAGTGCGAGGTGGGCCGCGACGACGACGCCCACATCGTGTGGGGTGTGGGCATCGACCCCGACATCATGACCGCCTCGCTGCAGGGCGTCGTGAGCGCAGTCAACCGGATGTGAGACAGGGCCTCGACAGGCTCGGCCGGCGTGGGGCGGACAGACCGCCCCACAGTCCCCGAGCTTGTCGAGGGGCCTCAGCCCTGCGACGCGGTGACCTCATTCGGGATCGCACCACCGAAGCGCCGGTCCCGGTTCACGTACAGTTCGACGGCCTGCCACAGGTCGCGCCGGTCGAAGTCCGGCCACAGCTGGTTCAGGAAGACCATCTCCGCGTAGGCGGACTGCCACAGCAGGAAGTTGCTGGTGCGCTGCTCACCCGACGAGCGGACGAACAGGTCCACCTCGGGGATCTCCGGGCAGTACATGTGCTGCGCGATGGTCTTCTCGGTGATCCGGTCCGGGTCGATCTTGCCCTCCTTCGCCAGGCGCGCGATCTCCCGGACGCCGTCGGCGATCTCCGCGCGGCCGCCGTAGTTGCAGCAGAACTGCAGCGTGAGCGTCGAGTTGTCCTTGCTCTGCTCCTCGGCGGCCTTGAGTTCCTTGATGACGCTCTTCCACAGCCGGGGCACCCGGCCGGCCCAGCGCACCCGCACCCCAAGCGCGTCGAACTCGTCGCGACGACGGTGGATCACGTCGCGGTTGAAGTTCATCAACCAGCGCACCTCGTCGGGGGAACGCTTCCAGTTCTCCGTGCTGAAGGCATAGGCGCTCAGATAGGGGATTCCCATCTCGATCGCGCCCTCGATCACGTCGAAGAGGCTGGCCTCGCCGCGGTTGTGGCCGTCGGTGCGCTTGAGCCCGCGCTGCTTGGCCCAACGCCCGTTGCCGTCCATCACGATGGCGACGTGCTGCGGGAGCAGCTTCTTGTCGATCACCGGAGGCGTCGCACCCGACGGGTGGGCCGAGGGGGCCTTCTTCACGGGGAACTTGGATGAGGTAGCCACCCGTCGAGCCTAGCGGTCACTCGGCGGCGGCGTCCTCCTGCGCCGAGTTCTGCATCGGTTCGCGCTGGACCACCTCGTGGGTGCCGGGCTGTTCCGGCTGGGCCCGCATCAGCTCGGTGATCTCGGCGACGACTTGCGCTCCGGGTACGCCCCAGCCCTCGCGGTAGCCGTAGATCTGGGCCAGTCCCTCATGCCCCTGGGTGCCGGGCATGATGTCGACGTCGCCCGGGCCGAGCAGCCCTGGATGGTCGACGCTGGCGGCCTCGGAGACCTTGAGCAGGTCCCGTCGCAGGGTCTGGACATAGCGGGCCAGCCGTTCGGCCTTGCTGCTGGGCGCCGATCGCCAGCATCGTCTCCCGGGCGACGTGCGCCATGTCCGCGTCCAGGGCGAAGGCAACGATGGCATTGTCCGGCAGACCCAGCTTCCCCGAGTCGATCCACACCACCCGGTCGGTCAGGTCCTTGGCGGCGAGATCTTGTAGACCTCGGTGAAGGCGACGCGGAAGGGGTAGGCGACGCTGTCGGAGAAGACCAGCGGTGCGGCGCGGTGCTGTGCTTGACCACCGGGTAGCTGGTGTTCTCCACGTCATTGTCGGTACCGAAGCCGAAGTAGTTGTTCTCGCCCTTGCTGGAGGCATAGACCGAGCGACGCTGGTCACGGCTGAAGGGGCGCTCCTCGTCGTTGCCGGTCACGATGTACTGCCGCAGCTCCGGGCCGATGGCCTCCAGTCCGTAGCGGGCGCGGGCGATGATGGGGAAGTTGCGACGCAGGGCGTGCTTGGTCTGGGCAAGGTCCTGTGCGGCTAGGGCGGCCACTGCGGCGGCGGCTCCGGCGCGGTCTTCTTCATGCTCATGCCACGATCCTCGCCCGGATTCGTGGGCCGTGGCCGGTGTGGTTCGCCCTCGGCGTGACCGCGGTGGAACAGTGTGTGAGTTCGTGTCCCTGGGGGAGCAACGAATTCACACATTGTCCGGCTAGGTAGGATTGCGGAATGCCCACCTATCGTGATGAAGCCGTCGTGCTGCGGACCCACAAGTTGGGTGAGGCAGACCGGATCATCACGATGCTCTCCCGGCAGAACGGCAAGGTCCGCGCGGTGGCCAGGGGAGTTCGCCGCACCTCGTCGAAGTTCGGCGGCAGGCTGGAACCCTTCAGCCACGTCGACATCCAGTTCGCCACCGGGCGAGCCCTGGACATCGTGGCGCAGGCGGAGAGCCTGCACGCCTTCGGGGAGCCCCTGCTGGGTGACTACGACGCCTTCTGCTGCGGCCAGGTGATGCTGGAGACGGCGGACCGGCTGGTGGCGGAGGAACGCGAACCCTCCCTGCAGCAGTACCGGCTGCTGGTCGGTGCACTGCGGGTGCTGGGTGAGGGGACCACCGACGGCCCACGCCCGGCGACGATGGTGCTGGACTCCTATCTGCTGCGCGCCCTGGCTGTGGCCGGTTACGCCCCGGCGCTGGATTCGTGTGCCCGGTGCGGTCTCGAGGGGCCCCACGAGTTCTTCAACCCTGCGGCCGGCGGCATGGTCTGCGTCGGCTGCCGCCCGCCCGGCTCGGCCCGGCCGCGGCCCGAGACCATCGGCTACCTCCAGGCCCTGCTCACCGGGGACTGGGAACAGACGCGCGACGTGGACAGCCCCCGCCATCGGGAGGGCAGCGGCCTGGTGCAGGCCTTCGTTCAGTGGCACCTGGAGCGCGGATTGCGCTCCATGCCCTATGTGGATCGTCGGGGCGGACAGCCTCAGCAGTCCGAGCAGAGGCCGAACAACTCGATCTCGTGACCCGCGTCACGGAAGCCGTGCTCGGTGGCGACGGTCTGGGCCCACTGCTCGACGAGCTTGGCGCTGATCTCGACCGTCCTGCCACACTCGCGGCAGACCAGGTGGTGGTGGTGCCCCTGCGAGCACTGCCGGTAGACCATCTCGCCGTCGTCGGTGCGGATGCCGTCCACTTCGCCTGACTCGGCCATCGCCTGCAGGGTGCGATAGACGGTGGCCAGCCCGACGGAGTCGCCCGCCTCGCGGAGCTCCTCGTGGAGCTGCTGGGCGCTGCGGAAGCCGTCGATGTCGGTGAGCAGCGCCCG from the Luteococcus japonicus genome contains:
- a CDS encoding isoprenyl transferase, whose amino-acid sequence is MDGNGRWAKQRGLKRTDGHNRGEASLFDVIEGAIEMGIPYLSAYAFSTENWKRSPDEVRWLMNFNRDVIHRRRDEFDALGVRVRWAGRVPRLWKSVIKELKAAEEQSKDNSTLTLQFCCNYGGRAEIADGVREIARLAKEGKIDPDRITEKTIAQHMYCPEIPEVDLFVRSSGEQRTSNFLLWQSAYAEMVFLNQLWPDFDRRDLWQAVELYVNRDRRFGGAIPNEVTASQG
- a CDS encoding Fur family transcriptional regulator, producing MSTETTSSKGRPAQRVTRQRLAIRALLTDIDGFRSAQQLHEELREAGDSVGLATVYRTLQAMAESGEVDGIRTDDGEMVYRQCSQGHHHHLVCRECGRTVEISAKLVEQWAQTVATEHGFRDAGHEIELFGLCSDC
- the recO gene encoding DNA repair protein RecO, with translation MPTYRDEAVVLRTHKLGEADRIITMLSRQNGKVRAVARGVRRTSSKFGGRLEPFSHVDIQFATGRALDIVAQAESLHAFGEPLLGDYDAFCCGQVMLETADRLVAEEREPSLQQYRLLVGALRVLGEGTTDGPRPATMVLDSYLLRALAVAGYAPALDSCARCGLEGPHEFFNPAAGGMVCVGCRPPGSARPRPETIGYLQALLTGDWEQTRDVDSPRHREGSGLVQAFVQWHLERGLRSMPYVDRRGGQPQQSEQRPNNSIS